A region of Mugil cephalus isolate CIBA_MC_2020 chromosome 3, CIBA_Mcephalus_1.1, whole genome shotgun sequence DNA encodes the following proteins:
- the c3h16orf87 gene encoding UPF0547 protein C16orf87 homolog, with protein MSANKTKKVKMATKSCPECDQQIPVACKSCPCGFVFISRKLLNAKLNERSSPAIADKLDFKRRRTERIRRERIDSPLTNDMENRRRPRTNSQSDPIRRGRGRPKTVGLKKQEEEKEKQEKEVDIYASLSDEKAFVFSVALAEINRKILGQRLIL; from the exons ATGTcggcaaataaaacaaagaaggtCAAAATGGCTACTAAATCTTGCCCAGAATGCGACCAACAG ATTCCTGTTGCGTGCAAGTCGTGTCCATGTGGCTTTGTGTTCATTAGCAGAAAACTCCTAAATGCCAAGTTAAATGAACGCTCTTCTCCAGCTATAGCAG ACAAGCTGGActttaagaggaggaggacagaacgCATCCGCAGAGAGAGGATTGATTCTCCTTTAACCAATGACATGGAGAACAGGAGAAGACCCCGGACCAACAGTCAATCAGATCCCATCAGAAGGGGGCGGGGCAGACCAAAAACAGTGGGGctgaagaaacaagaagaggagaaag agaaacaagagaaggaAGTGGATATTTATGCCAGTCTGTCTGATGAGAAGGCCTTTGTGTTCTCTGTGGCTTTGGCTGAGATTAACCGTAAGATCCTTGGTCAGAGACTCATTTTATAG